In Candidatus Poribacteria bacterium, the sequence TCCCACGAACTTTCATGTCGATAATCCCTACGATCCGTTCTATTCACATCAGGCGATCATGTTCTGGGTAGCACTCGATAATACAACCGTTCAGAACGGCTGTTTGTATTTTCTGCCCGGTACACACAAAACGAGCGACTTTGAGGTCGGTGGCGTCCTCGGACAGGTTGGAATCGGCGAGTTGTTCCACGAGTATCCAGAGTGGGCAGAGATCGAACCTTACGCCGCTGAGATGAAAGCGGGAGCGGGTGTGTTCATCAGCGGGATGGTCGCGCATGCGGCGGGACCGAATATGACGACCCACCCGCGCCGTGCATTTGCCATGCTCTTTATGCCGGAGGATGCCACCTTCAATGGAAAGAAAAGCGCGTTGCCCGAGGAAGTGTTTGCCAAATTGGAGGCCGGCGACGTATTGGCGGACGATGAACATTTGCCATTGGTTTTTTCGTATCGAGAGGACAGTCCGCTGTCAGGGACGTAGCGTTCCATCCAGTTAATTTGAGAGCATGTTCGTAGTAGTGCGATTTATCGCACTGCTTCGCAGTGAGAACACGTCCCGACGGGCAATGAATTGCTCTACTACAAACAAGGTCTACCTCCAATTTCACGATAAACAAACAATATGGCACTTGGGATTGATAAGGAAGCCCTTTCAACACAGACCCGAAATGCCGCACACGAAACCAACCCTATCCCCATCAAAAACGCCCTCATCCGTCGGCTGGCGGTCTATAGCGATTGGCGTTCTTCTCATCCCTCTCAATTGTTATTGGATTACCTATATTGAACTGGTACAATATTCCGCACAGCCCACAATCGTTTCGCTTATTTTCACGGTTGTCTT encodes:
- a CDS encoding phytanoyl-CoA dioxygenase family protein: FCLTFAEVSPSFRAGSITDDFLKGSELSLWQEAVDEAVAQHVSRDDAFHNQKGEDNYYKNVFVQCVNLWKMSEKIKQLILNPELGRLAADLAGTSGVRLYHDHAMVKQPWANPTNFHVDNPYDPFYSHQAIMFWVALDNTTVQNGCLYFLPGTHKTSDFEVGGVLGQVGIGELFHEYPEWAEIEPYAAEMKAGAGVFISGMVAHAAGPNMTTHPRRAFAMLFMPEDATFNGKKSALPEEVFAKLEAGDVLADDEHLPLVFSYREDSPLSGT